A region from the Paenibacillus humicola genome encodes:
- a CDS encoding pentapeptide repeat-containing protein has translation MSGRYEHAKTDPSDYRTALRADCESCFGLCCVALPFAASADFALDKAAGRPCPNLQPDFRCGIHDSLRRQGFKGCTVYECFGAGQKVSQVTFGGRDWRQAPASAEAMFESFAVMRHLHELLWYLNEALAHLATRPFRDELSRVLEETEQLTGLDAASLLQVDIASCRERANALLLRTSELVRSEAIRSLKVPSKRRKAFGRGADLIGTNLRGADLRAANLRGAYLIAADLRGADLRAADLIGADLRDADLGGANLTGAIFLTQPQINAAKGDAGTKLPPSLIRPEHWNAPGTLA, from the coding sequence ATGTCCGGCCGCTATGAACATGCAAAGACTGACCCGTCCGATTACCGTACCGCTCTTCGGGCCGACTGCGAAAGCTGCTTCGGTCTTTGCTGCGTTGCGCTGCCCTTTGCCGCTTCGGCCGATTTTGCCCTGGACAAGGCGGCAGGGCGCCCCTGTCCCAATTTGCAGCCGGACTTTCGCTGCGGCATTCACGACAGCCTCAGACGGCAGGGGTTTAAGGGCTGCACGGTTTATGAATGCTTTGGCGCGGGGCAGAAGGTTTCGCAGGTCACGTTCGGCGGCCGCGACTGGCGGCAGGCTCCGGCTTCCGCAGAAGCGATGTTCGAGTCGTTTGCGGTCATGCGTCATCTTCACGAGCTGCTGTGGTATTTGAACGAGGCGCTTGCGCATCTCGCCACCCGGCCATTCCGGGACGAGCTGAGCCGGGTCTTGGAGGAGACGGAGCAGCTTACCGGGCTGGATGCGGCTTCCCTCCTGCAGGTCGATATCGCGTCCTGCCGGGAGCGGGCGAATGCGCTGCTGCTGCGGACGAGCGAGCTTGTAAGGTCCGAAGCTATCCGTTCCCTGAAGGTCCCTTCCAAGCGGCGAAAAGCTTTCGGCCGGGGCGCCGATCTGATCGGCACCAATCTGCGAGGAGCGGACCTGCGAGCCGCCAATCTGCGGGGGGCTTATTTGATCGCGGCCGATCTGCGCGGAGCAGATTTGCGAGCGGCCGACCTGATCGGGGCAGATTTGCGCGATGCCGATCTTGGCGGAGCGAACCTCACCGGCGCGATCTTCCTTACCCAGCCCCAGATTAACGCCGCTAAAGGCGACGCCGGGACCAAGCTGCCGCCGTCCCTGATCCGCCCCGAGCACTGGAACGCACCCGGAACCCTTGCATAA
- a CDS encoding ABC-F family ATP-binding cassette domain-containing protein, whose translation MLLQVSDISKSYGTTVILSSITFQVQARERVGLVGVNGAGKSTLLRIIAGELSADSGSIYKAKETTIGYLAQSSGLQSERTIIDEMRAVFAHLTEAERELRALEQQIADPSLQRDEKAYQAILDKYSRLSEWFRQHGGFETETRIRSVLHGMGFGHFSPDTSISTLSGGQKTRLALARILLQAPDLLMLDEPTNYLDIETLTWLEDYLRGYPGAILVVSHDRYFLDAVVQSIVEIERNSAKRYTGNYSRYIELKAADYESQMKQYEKQQDEIARLEDFIRKNIVRASTTKRAQSRRKMLDKLEKVDKPAGELKKAYFAFEIDRQTGNDVLDVRDLSIRFDGKGEPLFANVSFRLERGENVALLGPNGIGKSTLLKALLGEQPVAAGTIRWGTGVKIGYYDQEHRGLHPGNTVLEELWSAYPHMEEARIRTVLGNFLFSGDDVQKRVSTLSGGERARVSLSKLMLARANVLILDEPTNHLDLYSKEVLESALIDYEGTLLFISHDRYFLNKMTERIVELTPQGMHHFLGNYDEMVEKKQEIEQIRLENAQDKQVAAVPIPETAAPKSYEADKQAKRDERNRQRKQELLEQEIARLEEEIAELEIELADPDIYNDYVRVQSIQTDIDTKKAQLQTAYDAWEELLS comes from the coding sequence ATCGGACATTTCCAAAAGCTATGGGACGACCGTCATCTTGTCGTCCATTACTTTTCAGGTTCAGGCGCGCGAGCGGGTCGGACTCGTAGGCGTCAACGGCGCCGGCAAATCGACCTTGCTGCGCATCATCGCCGGCGAGCTGTCGGCCGATTCCGGTTCCATTTATAAAGCGAAGGAGACGACGATCGGGTATTTGGCCCAGTCGAGCGGCCTGCAGTCGGAGCGGACCATCATAGATGAAATGCGTGCGGTATTCGCCCATTTGACTGAGGCTGAACGGGAGCTCCGCGCGCTTGAGCAGCAGATCGCCGATCCTTCCCTGCAGCGGGACGAAAAAGCGTATCAAGCCATTTTGGACAAGTATTCACGACTTTCCGAATGGTTCCGCCAACATGGCGGCTTCGAGACGGAGACGCGCATCCGCAGCGTGCTGCACGGCATGGGCTTTGGGCATTTCTCTCCGGATACGAGCATTTCGACGCTGAGCGGCGGCCAGAAAACGCGGCTTGCGCTGGCCCGGATCCTGCTGCAGGCGCCCGACCTGCTGATGCTCGACGAGCCGACGAATTATTTGGATATCGAGACGCTGACGTGGCTCGAAGATTATTTGCGCGGATATCCGGGCGCGATTCTGGTCGTTTCCCACGACCGCTATTTTCTCGATGCCGTCGTTCAGTCGATTGTGGAAATCGAGCGCAATAGCGCCAAGCGGTATACGGGCAATTACAGCCGGTACATCGAGCTGAAGGCCGCCGATTACGAATCGCAGATGAAGCAGTACGAGAAGCAGCAGGATGAAATCGCGAGGCTTGAAGATTTTATCCGCAAAAATATCGTCCGTGCCTCGACAACGAAACGTGCGCAAAGCCGCCGCAAAATGCTCGACAAGCTGGAGAAGGTCGACAAGCCGGCCGGCGAGCTGAAAAAAGCGTATTTCGCCTTTGAAATCGACCGCCAGACCGGAAACGACGTGCTGGACGTGCGCGATTTGTCGATCCGCTTCGACGGAAAGGGCGAACCCCTGTTCGCGAACGTTTCGTTCCGTCTCGAAAGGGGCGAGAATGTGGCGCTGCTCGGTCCGAACGGCATCGGCAAATCGACGCTGCTTAAAGCGCTGCTGGGCGAGCAGCCGGTCGCCGCCGGGACGATTCGCTGGGGAACGGGCGTCAAAATCGGCTATTACGACCAGGAGCATCGCGGACTTCACCCGGGCAATACGGTGCTGGAGGAGCTTTGGAGCGCCTATCCGCATATGGAGGAGGCCCGCATCCGCACCGTGCTCGGCAATTTTTTGTTCAGCGGCGACGACGTGCAGAAGCGCGTCAGCACGCTCAGCGGCGGCGAGCGTGCTCGCGTCTCGCTGTCGAAGCTGATGCTGGCCCGCGCCAATGTGCTCATTTTGGACGAGCCGACAAACCATCTCGATCTGTACAGCAAGGAAGTGCTCGAATCGGCGCTGATCGATTACGAAGGCACGCTGCTGTTTATTTCCCATGACCGTTACTTTCTAAATAAAATGACGGAGCGCATTGTCGAACTGACTCCGCAGGGAATGCATCATTTCCTGGGAAATTATGACGAAATGGTCGAGAAAAAACAGGAAATCGAGCAAATCCGGCTGGAAAACGCACAGGACAAGCAGGTCGCTGCCGTACCAATTCCGGAAACGGCCGCGCCAAAATCGTACGAAGCCGACAAGCAGGCCAAACGAGACGAGCGCAATCGACAGCGGAAGCAGGAGCTGCTTGAGCAGGAAATCGCCCGTTTGGAAGAGGAAATCGCCGAATTGGAGATTGAACTGGCCGATCCTGACATTTACAACGATTATGTAAGAGTACAATCGATTCAAACCGACATCGACACGAAAAAAGCGCAGCTTCAGACCGCCTACGACGCCTGGGAGGAGCTGCTGTCGTAA